The Xanthomonas sontii genomic sequence GGGCACATCGTGCTGCTGGAGAACTGCCGCATGAACGTCGGCGAGGGCAAGGACGACGAGGCCCTGGCGAAAAAGTATGCAGCGCTGTGCGACGTGTTCGTGATGGACGCGTTCGGTACCGCGCACCGTGCGCAGGCGTCCACCCATGGCGTGATCAAGTTCGCCCCGGTCGCCGCCGGCGGCCCGCTGCTGATGGCGGAGCTGGATGCGCTGGCCAAGGCGCTGGAGCAACCGGCCAAGCCGCTGCTGGCGATCGTCGCCGGCAGCAAGGTCTCGACCAAGCTGGAGCTGCTGTCCAACCTGGTGGACAAGGTCGATCAGCTGATCGTCGGCGGCGGCATCGCCAACACCTTCATCGCCGCGGCCGGGCATGCGGTCGGCAAGTCGCTGTGCGAGCCGGACCTGCTCGACACCGCGCGCAAGATCGTGGCCGATGCCAATGCGCGCGGCGCGGCGATCCCGCTGCCCAGCGACGTGGTGGTGGCCAAGCAGTTCATGCCCGACGCCGAGGCCACGGTGAAGGCGGTCACCGATGTCGCCGACGACGACCTGATCCTGGACATCGGCCCGCAGACCGCTGCGCACTACGCCGAGCTGATCGCCAAGGCCGGTACCGTGGTCTGGAACGGCCCGGTCGGCGTGTTCGAGTTCGACGCCTTCGGCAAGGGCACCGAGACCCTGGCGCGGGCGATCGCCGCCTCGTCGGCGTTCTCCATCGCCGGCGGCGGCGACACCCTGGCCGCGGTCGACAAGTACGGCATCGCCGAGCAGGTCAGCTACATCTCCACCGGCGGCGGCGCGTTCCTGGAGTTCCTGGAAGGCAAGACCCTGCCTGCGGTGGCCGCGCTGCAGGCGCGCGGCGCGTGAGCGCCGCCGACGTCCTGTTCTTCGACCTGGACGGCACCCTGGTCGATTCGGAGGCCGGCATCGTCGGCAGCCTGCGCCATGCCTTCGCCGAACTGGGCCAACCGCTGCCGACCCCGGCGCAGTTGCGCGCCTGGATCGGCCCGCCGCTGCGCGACAGCTTCCAGCAGCACTTCGGCGGCGATGCGGCGTTGGTGGAGCAGGCCTTGACGCTGTACCGCAGCCGCTACGACAGCCATGGTTGGCGCGAGCACACGGTGTTCCCGGACATCGGCGCGGCGGTGGAGGCGGTGGCCATGGCAGGCCATCGTCTGGCGGTGGTGACCTCGAAGAACGAACGCTTCGCGCGGCGCATCGTCGAGCAGTTGCCGTTCGGCACTCGCTTCGAGGAGATCGTCGGTGCCAGCGACGACGGCGCGCGGCGGGCCAAGCCGGACCTGATCGCCGAGGCGCTGCGCCGGCTCTCTGTCGTGCCGGCGCAGTGCCGCATGATCGGCGACCGGCGCATGGACATCGACGGCGCGCGCCATCACGGCATGCGCAGCATCGGCGTGCTGTGGGGCTTCGGCGATGCCGAGGAACTGCGCCAGGCCGGCGCCGATGTGCTGGCGCAGTCGCCGGCGCAGTTGCCGGCGCTCGTCGCGGCCTGAATGGGCACGTGCGCCGGTGCGTCCGGCGCACAGGGCGCTGGCTGCGCATGCTGCGTCGCCTGGCGTGAGCCTGCCCACGCGGTGTCCGCGGGCCGGCGGCTGTTGGCGCGGCATGACCGCATACTGTCCCGCATTGTCCGCTCGCTATGCCGGACCGCGCGTGCGTCTATGCCGAAATGCCATGCTGTGTGATGGGCGCGTGTGCTAGCTTTGAGCGCTTTTTCCAAGGATGCCATCATGATCGAACGCCAGCGCCGCACCAAGATTCTCGCCACCCTCGGTCCGGCCACCGACCCGCCCGGCGTACTCGAGGATCTGTTCCGCGCCGGCGTCAACGTGGTGCGGTTGAACTTCAGCCACGGCGATCCGTCGGGCCAGGCCAAGCGCGCCGCCGAAGTGCGCGCCGCCGCGGCCCGCGTCGGCGCCGAGATCGGCATCCTCGCCGACCTGCCCGGTCCGAAGATCCGCATCGAGCGCTTTGCCCAGGGCAAGGTCTCGCTCAAGCTCGGCGACCGCTTCGACCTCATCGCCGACCCCAATGCCGCGCCGGGCGACGCCAGCCAGGTCGGCGTCAGCTACCTGGGCCT encodes the following:
- a CDS encoding phosphoglycerate kinase; the encoded protein is MSILRMTDLDLSGKRVLIRQDLNVPIDNGLITSEQRILASVPTLKHALEQGAAVMVTSHLGRPKEGVWTQEDSLEPVAIRLAALLGVDVPLIRDWVDGVDVQPGHIVLLENCRMNVGEGKDDEALAKKYAALCDVFVMDAFGTAHRAQASTHGVIKFAPVAAGGPLLMAELDALAKALEQPAKPLLAIVAGSKVSTKLELLSNLVDKVDQLIVGGGIANTFIAAAGHAVGKSLCEPDLLDTARKIVADANARGAAIPLPSDVVVAKQFMPDAEATVKAVTDVADDDLILDIGPQTAAHYAELIAKAGTVVWNGPVGVFEFDAFGKGTETLARAIAASSAFSIAGGGDTLAAVDKYGIAEQVSYISTGGGAFLEFLEGKTLPAVAALQARGA
- a CDS encoding HAD-IA family hydrolase, encoding MSAADVLFFDLDGTLVDSEAGIVGSLRHAFAELGQPLPTPAQLRAWIGPPLRDSFQQHFGGDAALVEQALTLYRSRYDSHGWREHTVFPDIGAAVEAVAMAGHRLAVVTSKNERFARRIVEQLPFGTRFEEIVGASDDGARRAKPDLIAEALRRLSVVPAQCRMIGDRRMDIDGARHHGMRSIGVLWGFGDAEELRQAGADVLAQSPAQLPALVAA